The following coding sequences are from one Candidatus Nitrohelix vancouverensis window:
- the purH gene encoding bifunctional phosphoribosylaminoimidazolecarboxamide formyltransferase/IMP cyclohydrolase — translation MNKIQRALISVSDKTGVADFAKKLSALGVEILSTGGTARLLKENGVAVVPVSDVTGFPEMMDGRVKTLHPKVHGGILGRRDIPEHMEAMRSHGIGAIDMVVVNLYPFEETIAKESCDLAEAVENIDIGGPAMVRSAAKNFQDVSIVVNPSDYAIVLAEMAENDGATTLATRMRLSRDAYAHTARYDSLIATYLTNQLGEESAFPALFQPPFEKIQDLRYGENPHQSAAFYKEPNPQSVDVVSAKQLQGKELSFNNILDLNAAWELAVEFDETAAVIIKHTNPCGVALDDDLTQAFIKARETDPTSAFGGIIGVNRPVDGTLADEITKNFVEAVIAPGFSPEALEIFSAKKNVRLMEMPPIDKTRPAQGDFDFKRVGGGFLVQNWDRAVYDEKKLKPVSKLSPTDAMMDDLKFAWRVAKHVKSNAIVYAKNRETLGVGAGQMSRVDSAKIAVSKANKSLEDCVMASDAFFPFRDSIDEAAKCNVKAVIQPGGSIRDDEVVQAADEHGMVMVFTGMRHFRH, via the coding sequence ATGAATAAGATTCAACGGGCGCTGATCAGCGTCTCCGACAAGACAGGTGTGGCCGACTTCGCCAAAAAATTGAGCGCCCTGGGCGTGGAAATCCTTTCGACGGGCGGCACTGCCCGGCTGTTGAAAGAAAACGGCGTTGCCGTGGTTCCCGTTTCAGACGTTACGGGCTTTCCGGAAATGATGGACGGACGCGTGAAAACGCTTCATCCCAAAGTGCATGGCGGCATTCTGGGTCGGCGCGATATTCCCGAACATATGGAGGCGATGCGTTCGCACGGCATTGGCGCCATTGATATGGTGGTGGTCAACCTGTACCCCTTTGAGGAAACGATTGCGAAAGAGTCCTGCGATCTTGCGGAAGCGGTGGAGAATATCGATATCGGCGGCCCGGCGATGGTGCGTTCTGCGGCCAAAAATTTTCAGGACGTTTCGATTGTGGTGAACCCTTCTGATTACGCAATCGTGCTCGCGGAAATGGCCGAAAACGACGGCGCCACAACGCTGGCCACGCGCATGCGTTTGAGTCGCGACGCCTATGCGCATACGGCGCGCTACGATTCCCTGATCGCCACTTACCTGACGAATCAACTGGGTGAAGAGTCGGCGTTTCCGGCGTTGTTTCAGCCCCCCTTCGAAAAAATTCAGGACCTGCGCTACGGCGAAAACCCTCATCAGAGCGCGGCGTTTTACAAAGAACCGAACCCGCAGTCGGTGGATGTGGTGTCGGCAAAGCAATTGCAGGGCAAAGAACTGTCCTTCAATAATATTCTCGATTTGAACGCGGCCTGGGAACTGGCGGTTGAGTTTGATGAAACGGCGGCGGTCATTATCAAGCACACCAATCCTTGCGGCGTGGCGCTCGACGACGATTTGACTCAAGCCTTCATCAAGGCGCGTGAAACCGACCCGACTTCCGCCTTTGGCGGCATCATCGGCGTGAATCGTCCTGTGGACGGAACGCTTGCGGATGAAATCACAAAAAATTTCGTGGAAGCGGTGATCGCTCCGGGTTTTTCACCGGAAGCGCTGGAAATATTTTCAGCCAAAAAGAATGTCCGGCTCATGGAAATGCCTCCGATCGACAAGACGCGACCGGCGCAGGGAGATTTTGATTTCAAGCGCGTCGGCGGCGGGTTCCTGGTGCAAAACTGGGATCGGGCGGTGTACGACGAGAAGAAACTCAAGCCTGTGTCCAAACTTTCACCGACGGATGCGATGATGGACGATTTGAAATTCGCCTGGCGCGTCGCCAAGCATGTCAAGTCGAACGCCATTGTCTACGCAAAGAACAGGGAAACCCTGGGCGTGGGCGCGGGTCAGATGAGCCGCGTGGATTCGGCGAAGATCGCCGTGTCCAAGGCGAACAAATCTCTTGAAGATTGCGTGATGGCTTCCGATGCGTTTTTCCCTTTTCGCGATTCCATCGACGAAGCGGCGAAATGCAATGTCAAAGCCGTGATTCAGCCGGGCGGTTCGATCCGAGACGACGAAGTCGTTCAAGCGGCGGACGAACATGGCATGGTCATGGTGTTCACGGGCATGCGGCATTTTCGCCACTGA
- a CDS encoding sigma-70 family RNA polymerase sigma factor, giving the protein MSKTSYINRVKRTESKAENSNSDKSKSEKSAEEQTTFTDPKEEKEAEEALVRELQSGNMDSFDQIVERYQKKIYALSFNLTRNTMDAQDVTQDVLLTLFRKIHTFQGKSAFSSWVYRITLNAAYMKLRSRKKDQSISIDELLPTFNGSGFQQEKVQDWSENTESLLFANETRSIIQKAVDMLPEKEKVVFLLRDVEGLSTEKVGEILDLTVPAVKSRLHRARLFLRKKLSSFFQEYQTGEDGK; this is encoded by the coding sequence ATGTCTAAAACATCCTATATAAATCGGGTCAAGCGTACGGAATCCAAAGCGGAAAACTCAAATAGCGATAAAAGCAAATCTGAGAAGTCTGCAGAGGAGCAAACGACGTTTACCGACCCTAAAGAGGAAAAGGAAGCTGAAGAAGCGCTCGTCCGGGAATTGCAGTCCGGCAACATGGACTCCTTCGACCAGATCGTCGAACGCTACCAGAAGAAGATTTACGCTCTCAGCTTCAATTTGACGCGCAATACGATGGACGCGCAGGATGTGACCCAGGATGTTTTGCTGACCCTGTTCAGAAAGATACACACCTTTCAGGGGAAATCGGCGTTTTCCAGCTGGGTGTATCGCATCACGCTCAATGCGGCCTACATGAAATTGAGAAGCCGCAAAAAAGACCAGAGCATCTCGATTGACGAACTGTTGCCCACTTTCAACGGCTCCGGTTTTCAGCAGGAAAAAGTGCAGGACTGGTCAGAGAATACCGAATCGCTGTTATTTGCCAATGAAACACGTTCCATCATTCAAAAAGCGGTGGACATGTTGCCCGAAAAGGAAAAGGTGGTCTTCTTGTTGCGAGATGTAGAAGGACTTTCAACAGAAAAAGTGGGGGAGATACTCGACCTCACCGTACCCGCCGTAAAATCTCGCCTGCATCGCGCTCGCCTGTTTTTACGAAAGAAGCTTTCTTCTTTTTTTCAGGAGTATCAAACCGGGGAGGATGGGAAATGA
- a CDS encoding zf-HC2 domain-containing protein: MMCCKECLDLLFDYLDGKLDLDTHSSLEEHFQDCPPCVAFLNTYKSTTTVCRDTLNQIEMPDMVQEKLREFLKQQKLEN, encoded by the coding sequence ATGATGTGTTGCAAGGAGTGTCTCGATCTCCTCTTTGATTATCTGGACGGCAAACTGGACCTGGACACCCATTCCAGTCTCGAGGAACATTTTCAGGACTGCCCGCCCTGCGTTGCGTTTCTGAACACCTACAAATCGACCACCACCGTGTGCAGAGATACTTTGAACCAGATCGAAATGCCCGACATGGTTCAGGAAAAATTAAGAGAGTTTTTGAAGCAGCAAAAGCTGGAAAACTAA
- a CDS encoding SH3 domain-containing protein: MNRNSSSVNKGLSLCFSAALFWVLFAGTAQAVSMYVKKPGVKLMAEDSSKSKVVAQLQEGASVEILKKSGKYYQVSTGGKTGWVFKFYLSSSAPAGGGGGDADLLGSLGGRQKVAANETGSSSSIRGLSPTSQELAQKKGIPKESVQAVQAMESYQISNNDLDQFLQEGQLGEYAQ; this comes from the coding sequence ATGAATCGAAATTCATCCTCAGTCAACAAGGGTCTGTCGCTTTGTTTCAGCGCTGCGCTTTTTTGGGTTTTGTTCGCTGGAACGGCTCAAGCCGTTTCCATGTACGTCAAAAAACCCGGCGTCAAGCTGATGGCCGAAGACTCCTCGAAGTCCAAAGTGGTGGCCCAGTTGCAAGAAGGCGCCTCCGTTGAAATCCTGAAAAAATCCGGCAAGTATTATCAAGTATCCACCGGCGGAAAAACCGGATGGGTTTTCAAATTTTATCTTTCTTCTTCAGCCCCGGCGGGTGGAGGAGGAGGCGACGCCGATCTGCTCGGAAGCCTCGGCGGCAGGCAAAAAGTCGCCGCTAACGAAACCGGCTCCAGTTCCAGCATTCGCGGCCTCAGCCCGACTTCGCAGGAACTCGCTCAGAAAAAGGGAATTCCCAAAGAGAGCGTGCAGGCGGTTCAGGCAATGGAAAGCTATCAAATTTCAAACAACGATCTGGATCAATTTTTACAGGAAGGCCAATTGGGAGAGTACGCGCAATGA
- a CDS encoding NAD(+)/NADH kinase: MKFPVQRIGIFAKTKPASNKESVRNFVDWLRQKELEVFMDTDTAAMIDETSALTPGQIAQKSDMIAVLGGDGTLLSAARQMHRFNVPLLAVNMGNLGFLTDVPRSDLYEAMEKVLNQDCKIEKRMLLSVRVTRPNEKTQDFHVLNDLVINKGVLARIVDLEVMVDGKYMTSYRADGLIIATPTGSTAYSLSAGGPIIHPSIHNLILSPICPFTLTNRPIIIPDDSEIGIHLASENEDVRLTLDGQEGCEIRRGDEVIVHKAKTSLKLIRASDKTYYQILREKLNWGSKSQKNG; encoded by the coding sequence TTGAAATTTCCCGTCCAGCGCATCGGCATTTTTGCCAAGACCAAACCCGCATCCAATAAAGAAAGCGTTCGCAATTTCGTCGACTGGCTCCGCCAGAAGGAACTGGAAGTGTTCATGGACACGGACACCGCCGCCATGATCGACGAAACCTCGGCCTTAACGCCGGGGCAGATCGCGCAAAAATCCGACATGATCGCCGTTCTCGGCGGCGACGGCACGCTTTTGAGCGCGGCGCGCCAGATGCACCGTTTCAACGTGCCCCTGCTCGCCGTCAACATGGGCAATCTGGGATTTCTGACCGACGTGCCGCGATCCGATCTCTATGAAGCCATGGAGAAAGTGCTGAACCAGGATTGCAAGATCGAAAAACGCATGTTGCTGAGCGTTCGCGTGACGCGACCCAATGAAAAAACCCAGGATTTTCACGTTCTCAACGATCTCGTCATCAACAAAGGCGTGCTCGCCCGCATCGTCGATCTGGAAGTGATGGTCGACGGCAAGTACATGACTTCCTACCGCGCCGACGGGCTGATCATCGCCACGCCGACCGGTTCCACCGCCTACTCGCTCTCCGCCGGCGGCCCCATCATCCACCCCAGCATTCACAATCTGATTCTCAGCCCGATCTGCCCCTTCACCCTCACCAACCGCCCGATCATCATCCCCGACGATTCGGAAATCGGCATCCATCTCGCCTCGGAGAACGAAGACGTTCGACTGACGCTGGACGGACAGGAGGGTTGCGAAATCCGGCGCGGCGACGAAGTCATCGTGCACAAGGCCAAGACCAGTCTCAAACTGATTCGAGCCTCGGACAAAACCTACTACCAGATTTTGCGCGAAAAACTCAACTGGGGTAGTAAAAGCCAGAAAAATGGCTGA
- a CDS encoding M48 family metalloprotease gives MNTSSRWIRRLALILLLGYAPFAYAFSLGDLGRTLEKLEKKPAPQEEPKQQEPAKQPSQTENHNDAEGEEPGLIDLGGALFGVDNKTTGRIKQGLQGFQKLQPLTYDEEKEIGGMLAVEAFNKFGGAYANPKLERYVNLIGKNLAEVSNRPDIDYHFAIIDTQYPNAFATPGGYVLISRGLIEMLQNEAQLAGVLGHEIAHVSNKHALSAIEENRKLQGIGSIANAASGKKLDLLDQLIAFSSQLIFEKGLDPKLEYEADRYGTEFAYRLGYHPKGLLESLKILGQSQESKQSVFNKTHPSFSNRYGSLTKAMGRYQNSAQYPLLAKRFVSFVSPKP, from the coding sequence ATGAACACATCAAGCCGCTGGATACGCCGATTGGCGCTGATACTTCTGCTGGGTTACGCGCCCTTTGCCTATGCTTTTTCTCTGGGCGATCTGGGACGCACGCTGGAGAAACTGGAAAAGAAACCAGCCCCGCAAGAAGAACCCAAGCAACAGGAACCCGCCAAACAACCGTCGCAAACAGAAAATCATAACGACGCCGAAGGCGAAGAACCCGGACTCATTGATCTCGGCGGCGCCTTGTTCGGCGTCGACAACAAGACCACAGGACGCATCAAACAGGGTTTGCAGGGATTTCAAAAACTACAACCTCTGACCTATGATGAAGAAAAAGAAATCGGCGGCATGCTGGCGGTGGAAGCCTTCAACAAATTTGGCGGCGCCTACGCGAACCCCAAACTGGAGCGCTACGTCAACCTGATCGGCAAAAATCTGGCGGAAGTGTCCAACCGCCCCGACATCGACTATCATTTCGCGATCATCGACACCCAGTATCCCAACGCATTCGCTACGCCCGGCGGTTATGTGTTAATCAGCCGCGGCTTGATCGAAATGTTGCAAAATGAAGCGCAGTTGGCGGGCGTTCTGGGCCACGAAATCGCCCATGTCAGCAACAAGCACGCGCTGTCCGCCATTGAAGAAAATCGTAAACTGCAGGGCATCGGCTCCATCGCCAACGCCGCATCCGGGAAGAAGCTCGACCTGCTCGATCAGTTGATCGCTTTCAGTTCGCAACTGATCTTTGAGAAGGGCCTCGATCCCAAACTCGAATATGAAGCCGATCGATACGGAACCGAGTTTGCCTATCGTCTCGGCTATCACCCCAAGGGTCTGCTCGAATCCTTGAAGATACTGGGTCAGTCGCAGGAATCGAAACAATCCGTATTCAACAAGACGCACCCCAGTTTTTCAAACCGCTATGGAAGCCTGACCAAGGCGATGGGACGTTATCAAAATTCAGCGCAATATCCTTTACTCGCCAAACGCTTTGTATCGTTTGTCTCTCCGAAACCATGA
- a CDS encoding N-acetylmuramyl-L-alanine amidase, which yields MAEQASEASADNSALVVCGQRIEAEVPIILWTDKNGYACPNKRGRARPSQHDATLNDAPTRPHNDYLIHNPTRALEELRQTVHQLVLHYDASYCSRHCHEWMENSDFKGSHFYLDLDGTIYQTCDLYWKTNTAPADDRQGNERAVHIEMSNLAWEALADESELYQASADQYQLKRGEWELQLPEKYRKTMQNPSFRACSARAHATRGYFSRKINGKMVRMWDFTEAQYQALIPLCRAIHRALPRIELEVPFDSATGRTPLDRIDNFSSFAGILGHAHVQNGSGDKVACKYDPGSAFDWARLRRAFRKK from the coding sequence ATGGCTGAGCAGGCAAGCGAAGCATCCGCCGATAACAGCGCTCTTGTCGTCTGCGGTCAGCGTATCGAAGCGGAAGTTCCGATCATCCTCTGGACCGACAAGAACGGCTACGCCTGCCCCAACAAACGCGGACGCGCGCGCCCCAGCCAACACGACGCAACACTCAACGACGCGCCAACAAGACCGCACAATGACTACCTCATCCACAACCCGACGCGCGCGCTGGAAGAACTGCGCCAAACGGTGCATCAACTCGTTCTCCACTACGACGCATCCTATTGTTCACGGCATTGCCACGAATGGATGGAGAACAGCGACTTCAAAGGCAGTCATTTTTATCTCGATTTGGATGGAACGATCTACCAGACCTGCGATCTCTACTGGAAAACCAACACGGCGCCCGCCGACGACCGACAGGGCAACGAGCGCGCCGTTCATATTGAAATGTCCAACCTCGCCTGGGAAGCCTTGGCGGACGAATCGGAACTGTATCAGGCAAGCGCAGACCAGTATCAGCTCAAGCGCGGCGAATGGGAATTGCAACTCCCTGAAAAATACAGAAAGACGATGCAAAACCCATCGTTTCGAGCCTGTTCCGCCCGCGCCCACGCCACGCGCGGATATTTCAGCCGAAAGATCAACGGCAAAATGGTGCGCATGTGGGACTTCACCGAAGCCCAGTATCAAGCCCTCATTCCGCTCTGCCGCGCCATCCATCGCGCTTTGCCGCGCATTGAACTTGAGGTTCCCTTCGATTCGGCGACAGGACGCACGCCCCTGGACCGCATCGACAATTTTTCCAGCTTCGCAGGCATACTCGGGCACGCTCATGTGCAAAACGGATCAGGCGACAAGGTGGCCTGCAAATACGATCCCGGTTCCGCCTTCGACTGGGCAAGACTGCGACGCGCGTTCAGGAAAAAATGA
- a CDS encoding MMPL family transporter: MTDSVTPSSNHSAGIIVRLFRALARFVYSRPTLVVVLCFVAAALSLWITAERLTFHTSRSDLLPQDREYIHLYEAYREEFEDFDGMIIVVEGANKNQMKRATEALVQKMQATPDTFPNIFYKIDTEALKKSALLYMDAEELQDLAAKIRERQLFLEDLNARPGLNQLLKGVNAEISSGMVDSLLSDFIGSDNETDKDDSADLSLLIEIEKQMIERLQGKADYRSPWKAFLAGDAEGLKDEGYLTSDDESLLFILIVPNEETSEFTGFKDSMEQARALIKEVALEYPEVGIGLTGEDVIASDEMVATEADVRFASILSLVGVALLYIIFYGGVRKPLLAIVSLIIGISWSLGYASLAVGHLNILSVVFTTILIGLGVDFGIHLLERYREERAAGRDAQSALEIAMRSSGESNFEGAVAIGIAFGGLTITDFIGIAELGWIAGGGVFLCMVSMLVCLPALIALEEKFFKPAYAVSSFERGKSEFLNRLFSRYRLLIVVTLIATVALSSFIPMTKFDYNLLNLQAKNAEAVQYELKILEKANRSTWSAAVVVNTLEEAEEAIEIIERLPSVGRVESIASAVPENQEEKIEIVKSMAPLLESLEPEGEDAIFSFEKLVRVMKKISFKLRDREADDGDEDVRTAGRLARDFLKLAESSDAQKAQSALSAFSSELMIDYREQVADLQLAAHPKMISVDDLPSLLRQRFISKNGKYLISVFPKVNIWEREGMTQFLTELRGVDPKVTGNAVHVYESSYLMREGYVTGGLYALVGIIIYLFYIFRKPGTVLLTLLPVTLGSLWTAGMMPLFNLDFNLANLVILPLILGIGVVDGVHIIHRFREEGEARKEPLARSVANAVTLTSLTTMIGFGSLMTADHQGVYSLGMILALGVGNCMITSFTLLPALLKLCLERGWKV, encoded by the coding sequence ATGACCGATTCTGTAACGCCGTCTTCGAACCATTCTGCCGGGATCATCGTTCGCCTGTTTCGTGCGCTGGCGCGCTTTGTCTACTCGCGTCCGACGCTGGTGGTCGTTTTGTGCTTCGTCGCGGCGGCCCTTTCGCTGTGGATCACGGCGGAGCGTCTGACCTTTCACACCAGCCGCAGTGATCTGTTGCCGCAGGACCGCGAATACATTCACCTCTATGAGGCCTACCGCGAGGAGTTTGAAGACTTCGACGGCATGATCATCGTCGTGGAGGGCGCGAACAAAAATCAGATGAAGCGGGCGACTGAAGCGCTGGTTCAGAAGATGCAAGCGACGCCCGATACCTTCCCCAATATTTTTTACAAGATCGATACCGAAGCGCTGAAGAAAAGCGCCCTCCTGTATATGGACGCCGAAGAATTGCAGGACCTGGCGGCTAAAATTCGCGAGCGTCAGTTGTTCCTCGAAGACCTCAACGCGCGCCCCGGACTCAATCAACTGCTCAAGGGCGTCAACGCCGAAATCAGCTCGGGCATGGTGGACAGCCTGCTCTCGGATTTCATCGGCTCGGATAATGAGACCGATAAAGACGACTCAGCCGATCTGTCCCTCTTGATCGAAATCGAAAAACAGATGATCGAGCGGTTACAAGGCAAGGCCGACTACCGCTCTCCCTGGAAAGCCTTCCTTGCGGGCGATGCGGAAGGCCTGAAGGACGAGGGCTACCTGACCTCCGACGATGAATCCCTGCTTTTCATCTTGATCGTTCCAAACGAAGAGACCTCGGAGTTCACCGGCTTCAAGGATTCGATGGAACAGGCGAGAGCGCTCATCAAGGAAGTCGCGCTGGAATACCCGGAAGTCGGAATCGGTTTGACCGGCGAAGACGTGATCGCCTCCGACGAGATGGTGGCGACGGAAGCGGATGTCCGTTTCGCCTCGATTCTTTCACTGGTCGGCGTCGCCCTGCTCTACATCATTTTTTACGGCGGCGTGCGCAAACCCTTGCTGGCGATCGTCAGCCTCATCATCGGCATCAGCTGGTCGCTGGGCTACGCCTCGCTGGCGGTCGGGCATTTGAACATCCTGTCCGTCGTGTTCACCACCATCCTCATCGGGCTGGGCGTCGATTTTGGAATCCACCTGCTCGAACGCTACCGCGAAGAACGCGCCGCTGGACGCGACGCTCAAAGCGCCCTGGAAATTGCCATGAGAAGTTCGGGCGAGAGCAATTTTGAAGGAGCCGTCGCCATCGGCATCGCCTTTGGAGGATTGACGATCACAGACTTTATCGGCATCGCCGAACTGGGCTGGATCGCAGGCGGCGGCGTGTTCCTGTGCATGGTCTCGATGCTGGTCTGCCTGCCCGCCCTCATCGCGCTCGAAGAAAAATTTTTCAAACCGGCTTACGCCGTTTCGTCTTTTGAGCGCGGCAAGAGCGAATTTTTGAATCGCCTGTTTTCCCGCTATCGCCTGTTGATCGTCGTGACCCTGATCGCAACGGTCGCGCTGTCCAGCTTCATTCCAATGACGAAATTTGATTACAACTTGCTCAACCTGCAAGCCAAAAACGCGGAAGCGGTGCAATACGAATTGAAGATTCTGGAAAAAGCCAACCGCTCCACCTGGTCCGCCGCTGTTGTCGTGAACACGCTGGAAGAAGCGGAAGAAGCCATCGAAATCATTGAGCGCCTGCCGTCGGTCGGGCGGGTGGAAAGCATCGCGTCAGCGGTGCCTGAGAATCAGGAAGAGAAAATAGAGATCGTGAAATCCATGGCGCCGCTATTGGAGTCGCTGGAACCCGAGGGAGAAGACGCGATCTTTTCATTTGAAAAGCTGGTCCGCGTCATGAAGAAAATCAGCTTCAAACTGCGCGACCGCGAAGCCGACGACGGAGACGAAGACGTGCGCACGGCAGGGCGCCTGGCGCGCGATTTCCTGAAGCTCGCCGAATCGTCCGATGCGCAGAAGGCGCAGTCCGCGCTGAGCGCCTTTTCGAGCGAGTTGATGATCGACTACCGCGAACAGGTCGCCGACCTTCAACTGGCGGCGCATCCAAAAATGATTTCGGTGGACGATCTGCCCTCGCTACTGCGACAACGCTTCATCAGCAAAAATGGAAAATACCTCATCTCCGTGTTCCCTAAAGTCAATATCTGGGAACGCGAAGGCATGACGCAGTTTCTCACCGAACTACGCGGCGTGGACCCCAAGGTGACGGGCAACGCCGTGCATGTTTACGAGTCGAGTTATCTGATGCGCGAAGGCTATGTCACCGGCGGATTGTATGCGCTCGTCGGCATCATCATCTACTTGTTTTATATTTTTCGGAAACCGGGAACGGTCTTGCTCACCCTGCTTCCCGTCACTCTCGGTTCGCTGTGGACAGCGGGCATGATGCCGCTGTTCAACCTCGATTTCAACCTCGCCAATCTGGTCATCCTGCCCTTGATCCTCGGCATCGGCGTGGTCGACGGCGTGCACATCATTCATCGCTTCCGCGAAGAAGGCGAAGCGCGCAAGGAACCGCTGGCTCGGAGCGTCGCCAACGCGGTGACCCTCACCTCGCTGACCACCATGATCGGCTTCGGCAGTCTGATGACCGCAGACCACCAGGGCGTTTACAGCCTCGGCATGATCCTCGCGCTCGGCGTCGGCAATTGCATGATCACCTCCTTCACCCTCCTGCCCGCCTTGCTCAAACTCTGTCTCGAACGCGGCTGGAAGGTTTAG
- a CDS encoding bifunctional nuclease family protein, with the protein MIEMKVEGLTLDPLTNMPIIILKDLKGEKALPIWVGYFEANAIALEMEKVSTPRPMTHDLIKNLVSGMNAKVNHILVTQLKDNTFYAVISLTHGETQLTVDSRPSDAIALALRVESPIYVEEEVIEAAKHLDLPEPEKKSKKDEGQQWKDWLDKLKPQDFGKL; encoded by the coding sequence ATGATCGAAATGAAGGTAGAAGGACTTACCTTGGATCCCCTGACCAATATGCCCATCATCATATTGAAAGACCTTAAAGGGGAAAAAGCTCTCCCCATATGGGTGGGATATTTTGAAGCCAACGCCATCGCCCTGGAAATGGAAAAGGTCTCTACCCCGCGTCCCATGACGCACGACCTCATCAAAAACCTGGTGTCGGGAATGAACGCCAAGGTCAACCATATCCTCGTCACCCAACTCAAAGACAATACCTTTTACGCCGTGATCTCGCTGACGCATGGCGAGACCCAATTGACGGTGGACTCGCGCCCGAGCGACGCAATCGCGCTGGCCCTGCGCGTCGAATCGCCAATTTACGTCGAAGAAGAAGTCATCGAAGCGGCGAAGCACCTGGATCTGCCGGAGCCTGAGAAAAAATCCAAAAAGGACGAAGGTCAACAGTGGAAAGACTGGCTCGACAAACTGAAACCCCAGGATTTTGGCAAACTCTAA
- a CDS encoding acyloxyacyl hydrolase: MRRWKFVFAFIAALMSFETLGAQAQDFSSRFAKGESSFGMQAGYGYTIDLPPGRERPDLGFAFLFPNYQKNLTGVIGDGSFYEGALYWHVEAGLAQILNRDDEYLVGFSPLMVEYKFLDSKRSWAPNVLLGAGFAYTDWKDVADHELGTEFEFLLHAGAGIEFFQEGSRSYSINYRLFHVSNAGIEAPNIGLNAHVFSLGMRF, encoded by the coding sequence ATGAGACGTTGGAAATTTGTTTTTGCTTTCATAGCGGCTTTGATGAGTTTTGAGACGCTGGGCGCGCAGGCGCAGGATTTTTCTTCCCGTTTTGCTAAAGGCGAATCGTCTTTTGGCATGCAGGCGGGTTATGGCTATACCATCGATCTTCCGCCCGGACGAGAACGACCCGACCTGGGCTTTGCGTTTTTATTCCCGAACTACCAGAAAAATTTGACCGGCGTGATCGGAGACGGCTCTTTTTATGAGGGCGCTTTGTACTGGCATGTCGAAGCGGGACTGGCGCAGATTCTGAACCGCGACGACGAATACCTCGTCGGCTTTTCTCCGCTCATGGTGGAGTATAAATTTCTCGATTCGAAACGAAGCTGGGCGCCGAATGTTCTACTGGGAGCCGGTTTTGCCTACACCGACTGGAAAGACGTTGCCGACCATGAGTTGGGCACGGAATTCGAATTCCTCCTCCATGCGGGCGCGGGTATCGAATTTTTTCAGGAAGGCTCTCGATCCTATTCCATCAATTACCGATTGTTTCACGTTTCCAACGCGGGTATCGAAGCTCCCAATATTGGACTCAACGCGCACGTGTTCAGCCTGGGTATGCGATTCTGA